One Mesorhizobium loti genomic window carries:
- a CDS encoding mfs family transporter, with translation MSSLNQDAALDIAPTQAAAGSGRGATLALLAFAQLIIALDLNIVFVALPEIGSGLGFSGQTLQWVVSAYTVFTGGFLLFGGRAADLVGQRRVFIFALWLYALSSLLGGLAWSPGVIIAARAVQGIGAAFLFPATLSLVNRLFTEGPERNRALAVWGGAGASGLTLGSLAGGFLTGAFGWPAVFYVNVVLAGIAIAAAFAIIPRDPKRQAHRNFDLPGALTVTAGATLLVFTLVQGPDYGWTSPTILTSALLAAFFLVVFAVIEARSADPLMPLRLFRNRSLVAGMTITFLYMGTFGALPYFLTVLLQTVHGFTALETGLAFLVPSIAIATGTQLGERLATRFSTRSTLVGGMVIGAAGTALMVLGASAESSYAALVPGLIISGVGQGIVWTAMWIAAASGVAHDEQGVASGMACTTLNIGNAIGMATLIAVANSHIAGLTGDALKIAIADGIELAFWLAAAGIVISLLAAMVLPGKAKWPTPK, from the coding sequence ATGAGTTCACTCAATCAAGACGCGGCGCTCGATATCGCGCCAACTCAAGCGGCGGCCGGCAGCGGGCGCGGCGCCACGCTGGCGCTGCTCGCCTTCGCCCAGCTCATCATCGCGCTCGACCTCAACATCGTCTTCGTGGCGCTGCCGGAGATCGGCTCGGGCCTCGGCTTTTCCGGCCAGACATTGCAATGGGTGGTGAGCGCCTACACGGTCTTCACCGGCGGCTTCCTGCTGTTTGGCGGCCGCGCCGCAGACCTGGTCGGCCAACGCCGCGTCTTCATCTTCGCGCTCTGGCTCTATGCGCTCTCCTCGCTGCTTGGCGGCCTCGCCTGGTCGCCCGGGGTCATCATCGCGGCGCGCGCCGTGCAAGGCATCGGCGCTGCCTTCCTGTTTCCGGCGACATTGTCGCTGGTCAACCGCCTGTTCACCGAGGGACCGGAGCGCAACAGGGCACTCGCTGTCTGGGGCGGCGCCGGGGCAAGCGGCCTGACCCTCGGCTCCCTGGCGGGAGGGTTTTTGACGGGCGCCTTCGGCTGGCCGGCCGTGTTTTATGTCAATGTGGTGCTGGCCGGGATCGCCATCGCCGCCGCCTTTGCCATCATCCCGCGTGATCCGAAGCGGCAGGCGCATCGCAATTTCGACCTGCCCGGCGCGCTCACCGTCACCGCAGGCGCCACGCTGCTGGTCTTCACGCTGGTTCAGGGACCGGACTATGGCTGGACGTCACCGACAATCCTCACCAGCGCCCTGTTGGCGGCATTCTTCCTGGTAGTCTTCGCCGTGATCGAGGCACGGAGCGCCGACCCGCTTATGCCGCTGCGCCTGTTCCGCAACCGCAGCCTGGTCGCTGGCATGACGATCACCTTCCTCTACATGGGAACGTTCGGGGCCTTGCCCTATTTCCTCACCGTGTTGCTGCAGACCGTACATGGCTTCACCGCGCTGGAGACCGGCCTCGCCTTCCTGGTGCCATCGATCGCTATCGCCACCGGCACGCAGCTCGGCGAGCGGCTGGCGACGCGCTTTTCGACACGCTCGACCCTGGTTGGCGGCATGGTTATCGGGGCGGCCGGCACAGCCTTGATGGTCCTTGGCGCGTCGGCCGAGAGCAGCTATGCCGCCCTCGTTCCGGGCCTGATCATCTCCGGCGTCGGCCAAGGCATCGTCTGGACCGCGATGTGGATCGCGGCCGCTTCAGGCGTCGCGCATGACGAACAGGGCGTTGCCTCAGGCATGGCCTGCACGACGCTCAACATTGGCAACGCCATCGGCATGGCGACGCTGATCGCCGTCGCCAACAGCCACATTGCCGGATTGACGGGCGATGCACTGAAGATCGCCATCGCCGACGGCATAGAGCTTGCCTTCTGGCTGGCGGCGGCAGGCATCGTGATCAGCCTGCTCGCCGCGATGGTCCTGCCGGGGAAAGCGAAGTGGCCGACGCCCAAGTGA
- a CDS encoding TetR family transcriptional regulator, giving the protein MAGRPREFDRDRALEKAQDAFWTRGYEGTSMADLVSVLGIASARIYAAFGSKEDLFREAVGLYEANEGGFATRALAEEPTARRAIERMLREAVETYTKPGRPQGCMVVSAATNCAVENDRVQEWLAQHRRARTVSIVERLNEAVRDGELKPSTDAEALGDYYATLMHGLSVQARDGVPNKRLQDLVTVAMQALDARLAGRP; this is encoded by the coding sequence ATGGCGGGCAGGCCAAGGGAGTTCGATCGTGATCGGGCGCTTGAGAAGGCGCAGGATGCCTTCTGGACGCGCGGCTACGAAGGCACCTCGATGGCCGATCTCGTCTCGGTGCTCGGCATTGCCTCGGCGCGCATCTACGCGGCCTTTGGTTCCAAGGAGGATTTGTTTCGGGAAGCGGTCGGCCTCTATGAGGCCAATGAAGGCGGTTTTGCCACGCGAGCCCTGGCGGAAGAGCCGACCGCCCGGCGCGCCATCGAGCGGATGCTGCGCGAGGCCGTCGAAACCTACACAAAGCCGGGGCGGCCGCAGGGCTGCATGGTGGTATCGGCCGCCACCAACTGCGCCGTCGAGAATGACCGTGTGCAGGAGTGGCTGGCACAGCACCGCCGCGCGCGCACGGTATCGATCGTCGAGCGGCTGAACGAGGCTGTTCGGGACGGCGAACTGAAACCGAGTACGGATGCCGAGGCGCTGGGCGATTACTACGCCACGCTCATGCACGGGCTTTCGGTACAGGCGCGTGACGGCGTACCAAACAAGCGCCTGCAGGATCTCGTCACTGTCGCCATGCAGGCGTTGGACGCAAGGTTGGCAGGGCGCCCCTGA
- a CDS encoding GntR family transcriptional regulator produces the protein MAKGTDDTIAVRISKVLADRIISGAIEPGARLRQDHVAEEFHTSHVPVREAFRRLEAQGLAVSEPRRGVRVAAFDLGEVKEVAEMRAALEVLALRHAAPHLTSAILDLAEEATKAGDKSRDVRSWEEANRAFHRLILAPCAMPRLLATIDDLHAASARFLFAAWRSEWETRTDQDHRAILTALRQGNTESAAATLGRHVQWIGRKPVRTASGATREAFAIVG, from the coding sequence ATGGCAAAGGGCACGGACGACACCATCGCGGTGCGCATCAGCAAGGTGCTGGCGGACCGCATCATCTCGGGCGCGATCGAGCCTGGCGCCCGGTTGCGCCAGGATCATGTCGCCGAGGAGTTCCACACCAGCCATGTTCCGGTGCGCGAGGCGTTCCGCCGGCTGGAAGCGCAAGGCCTTGCCGTCAGCGAGCCGCGCCGCGGCGTGCGCGTCGCTGCCTTCGATCTCGGCGAGGTCAAGGAAGTGGCTGAAATGCGGGCAGCCCTCGAAGTGCTGGCGCTGCGCCATGCCGCGCCACATCTGACGTCAGCCATTCTCGATCTTGCCGAGGAAGCCACCAAGGCCGGCGACAAATCCCGCGATGTCCGGTCATGGGAAGAAGCCAACCGCGCCTTTCACCGGCTGATCCTGGCGCCATGCGCCATGCCCCGCCTGCTCGCCACCATCGACGATCTGCATGCGGCCAGCGCCCGCTTCCTGTTCGCGGCATGGCGTTCGGAGTGGGAGACGCGCACCGACCAGGACCATCGTGCGATCCTGACCGCCTTGCGGCAAGGAAACACCGAATCGGCCGCCGCGACGCTGGGCCGGCATGTTCAATGGATTGGCCGCAAGCCGGTCCGGACGGCCTCCGGCGCGACGCGTGAAGCCTTCGCGATCGTGGGTTGA
- a CDS encoding BioY family protein yields the protein MTDIAFTSSKPSFSPLRLQDRSLTWQVGAVVLGTLFLALSSYIEVPMVPVPVTMQTFAVTLIGALYGWRLGAVTIAAWLVEGAAGFPVLAGGAAGVAHFVGPTGGYLFAFPVTGALVGWLAERGWNGNRVVLAFAAMLLGNLACLVLGTAWLAVMIGTEKAITFGFLPFIVGGLLKSALGAATLMALRGGKAKPANS from the coding sequence ATGACAGACATCGCATTCACGTCCAGCAAGCCGTCTTTCAGCCCGCTCCGGCTCCAGGATCGCTCGCTCACCTGGCAGGTCGGAGCCGTCGTGCTCGGCACGCTGTTCCTGGCGCTGTCGTCCTACATCGAAGTGCCGATGGTGCCGGTTCCAGTGACCATGCAGACCTTCGCGGTGACGCTCATTGGCGCCCTCTATGGCTGGCGGCTTGGCGCGGTCACCATCGCGGCGTGGCTTGTCGAGGGTGCCGCCGGCTTTCCGGTGCTGGCTGGCGGCGCTGCCGGCGTAGCGCATTTCGTCGGCCCGACCGGCGGCTATCTCTTCGCCTTCCCGGTCACCGGCGCGCTGGTCGGCTGGCTGGCCGAACGCGGCTGGAACGGCAACCGGGTGGTGCTTGCCTTCGCCGCCATGCTGCTCGGCAATCTTGCCTGTCTGGTGCTCGGAACGGCATGGCTTGCCGTCATGATCGGCACTGAGAAGGCCATCACCTTCGGCTTCCTGCCATTCATCGTCGGCGGATTGCTGAAGTCGGCGCTTGGTGCTGCGACGCTCATGGCGCTTCGCGGCGGCAAGGCCAAGCCGGCCAATTCGTGA